GTCCATTGTCCAGTGGCAGATATGAAAGAAAGTAAAAAAATGTAAAATGCTAAAAATTTCATTAGTTAATGTTTTTTGTATAATTACGACAAAATACACTTTTTGGACTATGAAATACTTTTTTTTTTCGATCAAATACACTTTTGATGTTTTTTGTGTCTAATTTTTTTAAAAAAATAAAGCCTTAATCTTTTTGAGATTAAGGCTTTAAAGCGTTAAAAGTATTTTTTATAATCTAGCGATGCCTTTAGATTTTAAGACTCCTTTTACATCATAAATGACTCCATTTGTTTCAAGATAATTATTTAATTCTAATTCCTCATATTCTTTATGTGCGACAGTTAAAACAATTGCGCTATATTTCTCAGAAGGTATATCTTTAATTGTATTTAGATTGTATTCATGTAATACCTCCTCTGGTGATGCCCATGGATCATAAACAGTAGTTTCAATGCCGTATTCTTTTAAATTAGAAATAACGTCTACTGCCTTTGTATTGCGTACATCAGGACAATTCTCTTTAAAGGTAATGCCTAAAACTAAAATTTTAGCATTCTTAATTTTTAAATCATTTTTGAGCATTAATTTAATAACTTCAGAAGCCACATAGCCTCCCATGCTATCATTAAGTCTTCGCCCAGCCAATATGATTTCTGGATGATAGCCATATTCTTGTGCTTTTTGAGCTAAATAGTACGGGTCAACTCCTATGCAGTGTCCTCCGACTAAACCAGGCTTAAAGGGAAGAAAATTCCATTTGGTACCCGCAGCTTCTAAGACAGCATGCGTATCAATATTCATTAGATTGAAAATCTTTGCTAATTCATTAACGAAAGCAATATTTATATCACGTTGTGAGTTTTCAATTACTTTAGCTGCTTCGGCTACCTTGATAGTAGGGGCTAGGTGCGTACCTGCTGTAATTACGGATTTGTATAAGTTATCTACTTTAATACCAATTTCTGGGGTAGACCCAGAAGTTACTTTTAAAATTTTTTCTACCGTATGCTCTTTGTCCCCTGGGTTAATGCGCTCTGGAGAATATCCAGCAAAGAAGTCTGTGTTAAACTTTAGTCCACTAACTTTTTCTAAAACAGGGATACATTCTTCTTCTGTAGCTCCAGGATATACTGTTGATTCATAAATAACAATATCTCCTTTTTTTAGAACTGAAGCAACAGTTTCGCTGGACTTGTATAGAGGGGTTAAATCTGGTCTGTTATTTTTATCAACAGGGGTTGGTACTGTTACTATATAATAGTTACAATCTTTTAAGTCTTCTATAGAATAAGAACAATAAAGACCTAATTTACTGTCAGATTTATTTTTTAAAACAGCGTTTAATGTTTTGTTATCAACTTCTAAGGTAGCATCATGGCCAGTATTCAAATCATTTACTCTTTGTTTATTGATGTCAAATCCAACAACAGAATATTTGGTTGCAAATAACCTAGCTAAAGGCAAGCCTACATATCCAAGGCCGATGATTGCTATTTTTATATTTTTCATTTTTCTATTTTAAATTTTTATAATACCAATTTACAGCTTCTTTCAACCCCTGTTTTATATCAAACTTGGGGTCGTACTGTAGCAATTTTTTCGCTTTATCAATGGAAGCCAAAGAGTGTGGCACATCACCTTGTCTGTTTGGTCCATATTTTATTTCAATATTATTGATTTTATTGTCAAACTTTCCAAGGTATTCTTTCAACAGGGTTATAAGCTCTGTTAAATCGGTTCGTTCTCCAAAAGCGGTATTATAAACAGTGTTTATAGCGTCTGAATTGGTTGTTGTAATAGCTCTAACGTTCATTTCAATGACGTTATCTATATATGTGAAATCTCTAGAGTAAGAGCCATCCCCATTTATTGTTGGGGATTCATGATTTAATAGCTGAATAACAAATTTAGGAATTACCGCAGCATAGGCCCCGTTGGGATCTTGTTTCCTTCCAAAAACGTTAAAGTATCTTAATCCTATTGTCTCTAGACCGTAAGTTTTAGAAAAAATTTCGGCATACAATTCATTAACATATTTTGTAATAGCATAAGGAGATAACGGTTTTCCAATGTTATCCTCTATTTTTGGTAAACTTTCAGAATCTCCATAAGTAGACGAGCTTGCGGCGAAAATAAAGCGTTTAACTTTTGAATCTCTTGCCGCTACTAGCATATTTAAGAACCCTGATACATTTACATCATTGCTGGTTATAGGATCATTTATTGAACGTGGTACAGATCCTAGCGCAGCTTCGTGTAATACAAAATCAACATCCTTGCAGGCTGTCAAGCAATCTTCAAGTTTTCTTATATCACCCTCAATAAGTGTGAAATTAGAATTTAATAATAGGGGTTGTATATTTTCTCTTT
This genomic stretch from Cellulophaga algicola DSM 14237 harbors:
- a CDS encoding nucleotide sugar dehydrogenase encodes the protein MKNIKIAIIGLGYVGLPLARLFATKYSVVGFDINKQRVNDLNTGHDATLEVDNKTLNAVLKNKSDSKLGLYCSYSIEDLKDCNYYIVTVPTPVDKNNRPDLTPLYKSSETVASVLKKGDIVIYESTVYPGATEEECIPVLEKVSGLKFNTDFFAGYSPERINPGDKEHTVEKILKVTSGSTPEIGIKVDNLYKSVITAGTHLAPTIKVAEAAKVIENSQRDINIAFVNELAKIFNLMNIDTHAVLEAAGTKWNFLPFKPGLVGGHCIGVDPYYLAQKAQEYGYHPEIILAGRRLNDSMGGYVASEVIKLMLKNDLKIKNAKILVLGITFKENCPDVRNTKAVDVISNLKEYGIETTVYDPWASPEEVLHEYNLNTIKDIPSEKYSAIVLTVAHKEYEELELNNYLETNGVIYDVKGVLKSKGIARL
- a CDS encoding SDR family oxidoreductase, whose protein sequence is MDIKELNLDSNFHILVTGGAGFIGSNICESLLSNGNKVTCLDNFSTGKRENIQPLLLNSNFTLIEGDIRKLEDCLTACKDVDFVLHEAALGSVPRSINDPITSNDVNVSGFLNMLVAARDSKVKRFIFAASSSTYGDSESLPKIEDNIGKPLSPYAITKYVNELYAEIFSKTYGLETIGLRYFNVFGRKQDPNGAYAAVIPKFVIQLLNHESPTINGDGSYSRDFTYIDNVIEMNVRAITTTNSDAINTVYNTAFGERTDLTELITLLKEYLGKFDNKINNIEIKYGPNRQGDVPHSLASIDKAKKLLQYDPKFDIKQGLKEAVNWYYKNLK